A single region of the Myxococcales bacterium genome encodes:
- a CDS encoding serine/threonine protein kinase produces the protein MTGASVRPNPTDRRKVVGQRLGRYDVLYLLASGGMGSVYVGRQSGMAGFERLVAIKTLHPHLAEEDQFVNMFLDEARLAARIRHPNVVATLDISESPLDGYFLVMEYVEGENLAALLKRSVMSGSHLPVTIALRIVLDALQGLAAAHSLTERDGKRLNLVHRDVSPQNVLVGADGISRLTDFGIAKAEVNVSTTRHGQLKGKLSYMAPEQATHGRVEQRSDLFSMGIVLWEALTQKRLFRGKTNAETLHKVLISDAPSPSSVRKDLAPFDNVLKRALARAVEERFQTAQEMIEAIERVAPQVGGVAPARAVSLLVEKLSKDKLSQEARAINDALRGIPRDPGVPIAIPIDIDEEGRTPVTDSSVLIRSDESGSDRASSRRGASPWLWGFLVLGVLGLGVIATMWFSRPHQVAAPPKRETAKQSSAPPTRPPEVAPPGEVVTPAVPTVLEPKAQEPEAAPPAPEEPTATPPPAPTRVRRVIRRQPKAKRPSSNAEVLSNPYR, from the coding sequence ATGACAGGGGCTTCCGTTAGACCGAACCCTACGGACCGGCGAAAGGTGGTGGGTCAACGGCTAGGCCGCTACGATGTTTTATATCTGCTCGCCTCGGGCGGGATGGGCTCGGTGTATGTCGGACGCCAATCCGGTATGGCGGGATTCGAGCGGCTTGTGGCCATTAAGACGCTGCATCCCCATCTGGCTGAAGAGGACCAGTTTGTGAACATGTTCCTGGATGAGGCGCGACTGGCCGCCCGCATTCGGCACCCCAACGTCGTGGCCACGCTAGACATCTCCGAATCCCCGCTCGATGGCTATTTTTTAGTCATGGAATACGTGGAGGGGGAGAACTTGGCTGCGTTGCTAAAGCGAAGCGTGATGTCTGGCAGCCATCTTCCGGTTACCATTGCTTTGCGCATCGTGCTCGATGCACTGCAGGGTCTGGCTGCCGCCCATAGCCTTACGGAACGCGATGGCAAACGCTTGAACCTTGTTCATCGCGACGTCTCGCCGCAAAACGTACTTGTGGGCGCCGATGGCATCTCGCGGCTTACTGACTTTGGTATCGCCAAAGCAGAGGTCAATGTCTCTACCACGCGCCATGGACAACTCAAGGGCAAGCTTTCGTATATGGCGCCGGAGCAAGCCACGCACGGCCGGGTTGAGCAGCGTTCGGATCTGTTTTCGATGGGAATTGTGCTTTGGGAGGCATTGACGCAAAAGCGCTTGTTTCGCGGAAAGACCAATGCAGAAACGCTTCATAAGGTGCTCATTTCAGATGCTCCCTCGCCCTCAAGTGTGCGCAAGGACTTGGCCCCCTTTGATAATGTGCTCAAACGCGCGCTTGCGAGGGCGGTGGAGGAACGCTTTCAAACGGCGCAGGAAATGATCGAAGCCATCGAACGTGTAGCGCCACAGGTTGGCGGAGTTGCGCCAGCGCGTGCGGTGAGTTTGCTCGTAGAAAAGCTGAGCAAAGATAAGCTAAGTCAAGAGGCGCGCGCCATCAATGACGCACTTCGCGGTATTCCTCGTGATCCTGGAGTTCCGATCGCTATTCCGATCGACATCGACGAAGAGGGTAGGACGCCGGTGACAGACAGTTCGGTCCTAATCCGGTCCGATGAGAGTGGCTCAGATCGTGCAAGCTCAAGGCGGGGCGCTTCCCCTTGGCTTTGGGGTTTCCTGGTGCTGGGTGTGCTCGGCCTCGGCGTCATAGCGACCATGTGGTTTTCGAGACCGCATCAGGTGGCGGCCCCGCCGAAAAGAGAGACGGCTAAGCAATCCTCGGCGCCGCCGACACGTCCGCCCGAAGTGGCCCCCCCCGGGGAGGTGGTAACCCCGGCTGTTCCCACCGTTTTGGAGCCGAAAGCGCAAGAGCCTGAGGCAGCCCCTCCTGCGCCTGAAGAACCGACCGCAACACCACCGCCTGCGCCCACGCGCGTTCGCCGCGTGATACGGCGACAGCCGAAAGCCAAACGACCCTCTTCGAATGCAGAAGTGTTGAGTAATCCGTATCGGTGA
- a CDS encoding peroxiredoxin: MLTVGDKFPDFKLQACVSLDAGKEFAEFTQDSFAKKWKVMFFWPMDFTFICPTEIAAFGTKQKEFQEKNAVVLGASTDTHYVHLAWRKDHKDLRSLPFPMLADTKRELSSALGILHKENGVALRATFIVDPDNIIRFVSVNDLSVGRSVDEVLRTLTALQTGELCPVEWKPGQATL, translated from the coding sequence ATGCTCACTGTGGGAGATAAATTTCCAGATTTTAAGTTACAGGCTTGCGTCAGCCTCGATGCCGGCAAGGAGTTTGCGGAGTTCACGCAGGACAGTTTCGCGAAAAAGTGGAAAGTCATGTTTTTTTGGCCAATGGATTTCACCTTTATCTGCCCCACTGAAATCGCGGCATTCGGGACCAAACAAAAAGAGTTTCAGGAGAAAAACGCGGTCGTCTTAGGCGCCAGTACTGACACCCACTACGTCCATTTGGCTTGGCGTAAGGACCACAAGGATCTCCGTTCCCTGCCCTTCCCTATGTTGGCTGATACAAAGCGAGAATTGTCTTCGGCGCTCGGCATACTTCACAAAGAAAACGGCGTGGCACTCCGAGCCACTTTCATCGTCGATCCCGACAACATTATCCGTTTTGTCAGTGTCAACGATCTTTCGGTAGGACGCAGTGTAGACGAGGTCCTGCGGACGCTCACTGCACTTCAAACCGGGGAGCTTTGCCCCGTCGAATGGAAGCCAGGTCAAGCTACACTTTAA
- the infA gene encoding translation initiation factor IF-1, which yields MARHRQRDDFDQEQSGRDDHVKLEGVITNVFAGGQFEVTTDAGAIVRAQLCGRMRKFRIRVILGDRVTVALSPYDLTHGMITYRAK from the coding sequence GTGGCGAGACACCGACAACGAGACGATTTTGACCAGGAGCAGAGTGGCCGGGATGATCATGTTAAACTGGAGGGGGTCATCACCAACGTCTTTGCTGGCGGCCAGTTCGAGGTGACCACAGATGCGGGCGCCATCGTGCGCGCGCAGCTCTGTGGCCGTATGCGAAAATTTCGCATACGGGTCATTTTGGGCGATCGGGTGACGGTGGCGCTTTCTCCCTATGATCTCACGCACGGGATGATCACTTATCGCGCCAAGTAG
- a CDS encoding phospho-sugar mutase encodes MSANTYTFGTAGIRAIMGPLAGQFNAQLVERTTDALCQYLLREISDAPDRGVCVGFDARHHSAEFAAIAAEVINSRGIAVHAFSEPVPTPLLAFSVKHTKACAGIMITASHNPAAYNGYKLYWHNGVQIIPPYDAAVLAELDSPPQQTEGVMHEMPEKPGLLHSLDDALPAAYITYVSDLVATPRPPVSLRIAYSPLHGVGRDLFSRALAATGFDAPFIVPNQAEPDPDFPGLPFPNPEEPGVMDNVIGLGREKEADLALVHDPDADRLAVAIPDTHGHWRSLTGNEVGALLGDYLLGRASRKCQPLVLSTIVSSPMLGEIAAAYGARWEQTLTGFKWLMTRALALVAEGYEFIFAYEEALGYAVSEGVSDKDGISAAIVLLEYAGSLKAQGSSLFQALESLWRKHGVHWSVLRSITLSNRTSTLELYRTLESLKSSPPRDWAGTKILSCRDYQNSIHTRADGTRAPIDMPPSNVVAFDLEGQSRVVLRPSGTEPKLKIYVDVREPLDEHAGMAGTVSSASKRAEEIMRSTLDYLAR; translated from the coding sequence ATGAGTGCAAACACTTACACTTTTGGCACCGCGGGCATTCGCGCCATTATGGGGCCTTTGGCTGGCCAGTTTAACGCGCAGCTGGTCGAGCGCACCACCGATGCGCTATGCCAGTATCTGCTCAGGGAGATTAGTGATGCACCGGATCGTGGTGTGTGCGTGGGATTTGATGCACGCCACCACAGTGCGGAGTTTGCCGCCATTGCCGCAGAAGTGATCAACTCGCGCGGTATAGCCGTGCACGCATTTAGCGAACCAGTTCCTACGCCTCTATTGGCATTTTCAGTGAAGCACACAAAAGCCTGCGCGGGCATCATGATCACCGCAAGCCACAACCCCGCGGCTTACAACGGATACAAACTCTATTGGCACAACGGCGTACAGATCATACCGCCGTACGATGCCGCGGTCTTGGCTGAGCTTGATTCCCCACCACAACAGACAGAGGGCGTAATGCATGAGATGCCCGAAAAGCCGGGCCTCTTGCATTCGCTAGATGATGCCCTACCCGCGGCCTACATCACATACGTCTCCGATCTTGTCGCCACGCCTCGGCCCCCCGTATCTTTGCGCATTGCGTACAGTCCCCTCCATGGCGTGGGGAGGGACCTGTTCAGTCGGGCTTTAGCGGCTACCGGGTTCGATGCGCCATTCATCGTCCCAAATCAAGCCGAGCCAGATCCTGATTTCCCGGGCCTTCCTTTTCCGAATCCCGAGGAGCCAGGCGTGATGGACAACGTGATCGGGCTCGGCAGGGAAAAAGAGGCAGATTTAGCGCTCGTACACGATCCGGATGCAGATCGGCTGGCGGTAGCGATACCCGACACTCACGGTCACTGGCGCTCGCTGACGGGCAATGAAGTTGGAGCCTTGCTGGGTGACTACCTGCTGGGACGCGCATCTCGAAAATGCCAGCCTTTGGTGTTGTCGACCATTGTCAGTTCTCCGATGCTCGGCGAGATTGCGGCCGCATATGGTGCGCGATGGGAACAAACCCTTACGGGCTTCAAATGGCTCATGACACGCGCTCTGGCACTGGTGGCGGAGGGATACGAGTTCATCTTCGCTTACGAGGAAGCGCTCGGGTACGCAGTCAGCGAAGGCGTGTCTGACAAAGATGGAATCTCTGCAGCCATCGTGCTGCTTGAATATGCAGGTTCACTCAAAGCGCAAGGGAGTAGCCTCTTTCAAGCACTTGAATCCTTATGGCGAAAGCACGGCGTTCACTGGAGTGTGCTGAGGTCTATTACGCTTTCCAATCGCACGAGCACGCTTGAGCTCTATAGGACACTAGAGTCGCTGAAGAGCAGCCCTCCCAGAGATTGGGCGGGGACGAAAATACTGTCGTGCCGCGACTATCAGAACAGCATCCACACACGGGCAGACGGCACGCGCGCGCCCATCGACATGCCCCCGAGCAATGTCGTGGCGTTTGATCTCGAAGGCCAAAGTAGGGTCGTGCTGCGCCCCAGTGGCACCGAACCCAAACTGAAAATCTATGTGGATGTCCGTGAGCCCCTGGACGAACATGCCGGGATGGCGGGCACCGTTTCATCTGCATCAAAGCGCGCAGAAGAAATCATGCGCTCGACGCTCGACTACTTGGCGCGATAA
- a CDS encoding SDR family oxidoreductase: protein MAHILIAGCGYVGTALGLRLLQDGHVVFGLRRNVDKLPLGFTRIEADLELPRTLDRIPAVDVAVFAAAPNRSDPESYTSLYLRGFNHLLQALKRARNPPRRVLMVSSTSVYGQLTGEWVDETSPTEPVHSNGQLLRKSEEQLAQSKLPYVIFRAAGIYGPGRTKLLRDVCQGLARFPSNVVQFTNRIHRDDCAGALRHLIGLRATDTHYIGADSDPVDRKTLLVWLAEQLGAPFPTAGKVDTSAKRFTSKRCCNDRLLETGYALRYPSFRDGYRPILLNMPAA from the coding sequence ATGGCACATATCCTTATTGCGGGATGCGGATACGTTGGCACCGCATTGGGTTTGCGGCTTTTGCAAGATGGGCACGTCGTGTTCGGACTCAGACGCAACGTGGACAAGCTTCCCCTAGGCTTCACGCGTATCGAGGCCGACCTCGAGTTGCCGCGTACGCTTGATCGAATTCCCGCTGTGGACGTGGCCGTGTTTGCGGCGGCTCCCAATCGATCAGATCCTGAATCCTACACGTCCCTTTATTTACGCGGGTTTAACCATCTGCTGCAGGCTCTCAAGCGCGCAAGGAATCCGCCTCGGAGGGTGCTAATGGTCTCGAGCACGTCCGTTTATGGGCAGTTGACTGGCGAATGGGTCGATGAAACTTCACCCACAGAGCCGGTTCATAGTAACGGTCAACTCTTGCGAAAAAGTGAGGAGCAATTGGCCCAAAGCAAGTTGCCCTACGTAATTTTTCGAGCAGCCGGCATCTATGGTCCGGGGCGTACCAAACTACTCAGGGACGTATGCCAGGGCCTTGCACGCTTTCCGTCGAACGTGGTGCAATTCACCAATCGCATCCACCGGGATGACTGCGCTGGTGCCCTACGGCATCTTATTGGCCTTCGCGCCACCGATACCCATTACATTGGCGCAGACTCAGACCCAGTCGATCGAAAAACGCTGCTGGTATGGCTGGCCGAACAATTGGGAGCGCCTTTCCCTACTGCTGGAAAAGTGGATACCTCCGCAAAGCGGTTTACCAGCAAACGATGTTGCAACGACAGGCTCTTGGAAACGGGCTACGCCCTGCGCTATCCAAGCTTTCGGGATGGTTATCGCCCTATCCTCCTAAACATGCCCGCAGCATGA
- a CDS encoding SDR family oxidoreductase, which yields MNTQGRLSGKVAIVTGASRGIGRAVAMAFAREGADVVIAAKSDTETGRLPGSIYTVAREIEALGARALPLKVDVRNDDDVQSMVDRSLETFGRLDVLINNAGALWWHDVIETPMKRFDLVMDVNVRGAFACTLACLPHLKAHGCGHVVMYSPPVDLEALPGKVAYLISKFGMTMLAHGLAKEVEGQGVSVNALWPVTAIESQATLHFGLGSPKTWRKPDILADATLEIITTPPSSLNGEALLDEPFLRDRGWSDFKRYRCDPDHEPPRAALKDFRHS from the coding sequence ATGAACACACAAGGCAGGTTGTCGGGGAAAGTCGCGATTGTGACGGGCGCAAGTCGAGGGATAGGCCGCGCCGTGGCTATGGCGTTTGCCCGGGAAGGTGCCGATGTGGTCATCGCTGCCAAGAGCGATACCGAAACCGGACGCCTTCCCGGCTCCATTTATACTGTGGCCCGAGAAATAGAGGCCCTAGGCGCCAGGGCACTGCCGCTGAAAGTGGACGTGCGTAACGATGATGACGTCCAGTCGATGGTGGACCGTAGCCTCGAGACATTTGGTCGATTGGACGTGCTTATTAATAACGCGGGGGCGCTCTGGTGGCACGATGTAATAGAGACACCCATGAAGCGATTTGATTTGGTGATGGATGTCAATGTCAGAGGCGCCTTTGCGTGTACGCTGGCGTGTCTGCCGCACCTAAAGGCCCACGGCTGCGGGCACGTGGTCATGTATTCCCCTCCTGTGGATCTGGAGGCGCTGCCTGGGAAAGTCGCTTATCTCATCAGTAAATTTGGTATGACGATGCTGGCGCATGGGTTAGCGAAGGAAGTCGAAGGTCAAGGAGTCTCTGTCAATGCGCTCTGGCCTGTGACGGCCATCGAAAGCCAAGCCACGCTTCACTTTGGCCTCGGCAGCCCGAAGACGTGGCGCAAGCCGGACATCCTTGCAGACGCCACGTTGGAGATCATCACCACGCCACCATCCTCTCTGAATGGCGAGGCACTATTGGACGAGCCCTTCTTGCGCGACCGCGGGTGGTCGGACTTCAAGCGGTATCGGTGTGACCCCGATCATGAGCCGCCCCGTGCTGCTCTCAAGGACTTCAGACATAGCTGA
- a CDS encoding serine/threonine protein kinase has translation MFLSGLLQLHHAKSPGELERIWRQSMASLGTAALDQRPAPLEGLPPETVLAGVRVALAQNLVDNLDWLSAPAAAVALYELAAAIPVGPERHQLGRRVAMRLRDGNAATFVALATALAISSRRGLAGPDVQARVALALDLPLGSAAHVDALALALISRPQLEAQWLSEPSTGSLPSRRLAANLLERAARQAALRASQGDAAGLRIFDVPSVKAAWNRLLEDRESLVWGHVATARGLLSEHVPSFDQDIRRELLPSGSIGEWRRAAASLAASMASHPDDALERCRRILDDTIFKQDPGIAGTMVLGVPRAAEVEPDAASELLLLLVERASNYVAEACVELRHQQINGVGETAFRALRSNLSLTLHASSNGDVGERALYQCLLDELSDDTASPSNAILRQAHVALQCFVEESAKAAALQAEHTLQEVAVASGKLSRIVGHSEHELVQAFQLQRNLDTGLLKQTTLRNLLRLDARDASPESFMGLERSMVSVGAWLIRPEHELQAFLPQTSSLWHQHRLRMLLHLVDSDWADSEPDTRRHRITTLKALFHLISTCPPKPLHRLVFATTTRALDALVRDELCEISDALLVIMDQNFEADDLEIIAEASMLPEIKEPVRHFCALVRTFANTRGSSAGAIGTSLDILAMFISSLASGSPRLDALRHALVQLTSSIEAMVAVRGLAELTDPNGALPFQSLAHATQTLALLIAGATRRLELSGHALSSEPLPQIKELEIALEQALREERALHEPAVIAVVQALAAELPVAIADLCATVLVRLLSRPNRAPELAHVAPAPKAAKTPSLPPWLPPGRTLGGFYVLRKLGSGGVASVFVAKRIEERHSPHAKLFALKVPEYSGNVARTLSEAEFGQMFREEASALLTLPEHPNLSKFVTFDAGVKPKPILVMELVEGVSLERAISMRDIDSRTAFRILDGLGDGLSSMHSASIAHLDVKPSNVILRPSAQSNHRGVTPVLVDFGLAGTRLRPGCATTLYGAPEIWSLNPSDPSVEPMPADVYAFACLAYELLIGKPLFEADSEIAAIARHIGHDGRPPEISALAKIPELERLAHALSKALRRDPRARCTIQELRSELAALAPSLKNHRWPIA, from the coding sequence GTGTTCCTCTCTGGGCTTCTTCAATTGCACCACGCCAAGAGCCCGGGGGAACTTGAGCGCATTTGGCGTCAGAGCATGGCAAGTCTGGGCACGGCAGCGCTTGATCAACGTCCAGCGCCGCTTGAAGGATTGCCACCAGAGACTGTTCTCGCCGGAGTGCGCGTTGCGCTTGCGCAAAACTTGGTAGATAATCTCGACTGGCTCTCAGCACCCGCTGCAGCGGTTGCGCTTTACGAGCTCGCTGCGGCGATACCTGTTGGTCCCGAGCGCCATCAGCTTGGTCGGCGCGTGGCCATGCGCCTGAGGGATGGGAACGCCGCGACGTTTGTGGCGTTAGCAACGGCCCTGGCCATCAGCTCACGACGCGGTTTGGCGGGCCCGGATGTGCAAGCGCGGGTGGCGCTGGCCTTGGATCTGCCCTTAGGGAGTGCCGCGCATGTAGATGCATTGGCTTTGGCATTGATTTCCCGACCTCAACTCGAAGCGCAATGGCTTTCTGAGCCGTCCACCGGATCGCTACCCTCGCGGCGCCTTGCCGCCAACTTGCTAGAACGCGCGGCGCGGCAGGCAGCCTTGCGCGCCTCGCAAGGCGATGCCGCTGGACTTCGTATTTTCGATGTGCCTTCCGTCAAAGCAGCCTGGAATCGGTTGCTCGAGGACCGTGAGTCTTTGGTGTGGGGGCATGTCGCCACTGCGCGTGGGCTGTTATCCGAGCACGTTCCCTCATTCGATCAAGACATCCGCCGGGAGCTCCTGCCGTCAGGAAGTATCGGCGAGTGGCGCAGAGCTGCCGCCTCGCTCGCCGCCAGCATGGCCTCGCATCCCGATGACGCACTTGAACGGTGCCGCCGTATTCTTGATGACACCATCTTCAAGCAAGATCCGGGCATTGCAGGAACCATGGTCCTCGGTGTCCCGCGCGCCGCGGAAGTGGAGCCCGATGCCGCCTCAGAGTTGCTGCTGCTTTTGGTGGAACGGGCCAGCAATTACGTTGCAGAAGCCTGCGTGGAGCTCAGACACCAGCAGATAAATGGCGTTGGAGAGACTGCATTTAGAGCTCTCAGATCGAATCTCTCTTTAACGCTGCATGCCTCATCAAATGGAGACGTCGGAGAACGCGCCCTTTACCAATGCTTGTTGGATGAACTATCCGATGACACCGCTTCCCCCAGCAATGCCATCCTGAGACAAGCACATGTCGCCCTACAGTGTTTCGTTGAGGAGAGCGCCAAGGCGGCGGCCCTGCAAGCAGAACACACTCTGCAAGAGGTCGCCGTGGCGAGCGGAAAACTTTCCCGCATCGTGGGTCACAGCGAGCACGAACTCGTTCAGGCGTTCCAGCTGCAGCGAAATCTTGACACCGGTCTTCTCAAACAGACCACGCTTAGAAATCTGTTGCGGCTGGATGCACGCGATGCCTCGCCCGAGTCCTTTATGGGTCTTGAACGCTCTATGGTGTCGGTGGGTGCCTGGTTGATTCGGCCTGAGCATGAACTACAGGCGTTCCTGCCGCAGACATCGTCGCTGTGGCACCAACACAGGCTGAGAATGCTGCTGCATCTTGTCGATTCCGACTGGGCAGACTCCGAGCCCGATACACGCCGGCACCGGATAACTACGCTCAAAGCGTTGTTCCATCTGATCTCGACTTGCCCACCGAAGCCGCTTCACCGTCTTGTGTTCGCGACCACCACTCGCGCCCTAGATGCATTGGTGCGGGATGAACTGTGTGAGATATCGGACGCGCTCTTGGTCATCATGGACCAGAACTTCGAAGCTGACGATCTAGAGATAATCGCAGAGGCTTCAATGCTGCCGGAGATCAAGGAACCCGTGAGGCACTTCTGCGCGTTGGTTCGAACATTTGCCAATACCCGCGGGAGTTCGGCAGGGGCGATAGGCACGAGCCTCGACATTCTTGCGATGTTCATATCTAGCCTCGCTTCAGGATCGCCCCGTTTGGACGCATTGCGACATGCGCTCGTTCAACTTACAAGCAGCATTGAGGCCATGGTAGCCGTACGCGGCCTGGCCGAGCTAACCGACCCTAATGGCGCACTGCCGTTTCAGAGTCTAGCACACGCCACCCAAACATTGGCGTTGTTGATCGCAGGCGCAACACGCCGCCTAGAACTTTCTGGACACGCTCTTTCCAGCGAGCCACTCCCGCAGATCAAGGAACTTGAAATCGCCTTAGAACAGGCATTGCGCGAGGAGCGAGCGTTGCACGAGCCCGCCGTGATCGCTGTGGTGCAAGCGCTCGCCGCGGAGCTGCCAGTCGCCATCGCTGATCTTTGTGCCACGGTATTGGTTCGTTTGCTAAGTCGCCCAAATCGCGCGCCAGAGCTTGCGCATGTCGCGCCCGCACCTAAAGCAGCGAAGACACCTTCGCTGCCGCCGTGGCTGCCGCCAGGTCGCACATTGGGTGGATTTTACGTGTTGCGAAAGCTGGGAAGTGGCGGCGTTGCCTCAGTTTTTGTCGCGAAACGGATCGAAGAACGTCATTCGCCTCACGCCAAGTTGTTTGCTCTCAAGGTTCCTGAATACAGTGGCAATGTAGCGCGCACCCTTTCAGAAGCGGAGTTCGGACAAATGTTTCGAGAAGAGGCCAGCGCATTGCTGACGCTGCCCGAGCACCCCAATTTGTCAAAGTTTGTCACCTTTGATGCGGGCGTAAAACCCAAACCCATTCTTGTCATGGAGCTCGTTGAAGGAGTTTCGCTTGAACGCGCCATCAGCATGCGTGACATTGATTCGCGAACGGCCTTTCGGATCCTCGATGGCCTCGGCGATGGGCTGAGTAGTATGCATTCCGCCAGCATTGCTCATTTGGATGTGAAGCCCTCGAATGTAATTTTGAGACCGTCAGCGCAAAGCAATCACAGAGGCGTGACGCCTGTGCTCGTCGATTTCGGACTGGCAGGCACGCGGTTACGTCCCGGTTGCGCCACCACCCTTTATGGAGCTCCCGAGATATGGAGTCTCAATCCATCCGATCCGTCCGTGGAGCCCATGCCTGCTGATGTCTATGCTTTTGCCTGCCTGGCATACGAGTTATTGATAGGCAAGCCTCTATTTGAGGCAGATTCAGAAATTGCAGCCATCGCCCGGCATATCGGACACGACGGCCGGCCACCCGAGATTTCGGCGCTCGCCAAGATTCCTGAGCTCGAACGACTGGCCCATGCGCTCTCTAAAGCACTGCGCCGAGACCCAAGAGCGCGGTGCACCATACAGGAACTCCGTTCGGAACTCGCCGCCCTTGCTCCCTCTCTCAAGAATCATCGCTGGCCGATAGCGTAG
- a CDS encoding EAL domain-containing protein, whose protein sequence is MVSDVLEPLGSSPRGHRLHRHTRLPEPPANDTSNGTDTAKRVLLIEDDPDHAFLIRRYLISAFNNLDVVHASCLSDALKALHDECSVIVADMGLPDTRGMETVEMLHRAAPETPIVILSSNPSEETALEAVQSGAQDYLPKSELSAHTLRRSIRYALERQHIKKKLSKLAHYDTLTNLVNRSMFHESLSQAVRRSKRVPGYLALMFVDLDCFKEVNDSFGHGVGDRLLVEVARRLEASTRESDIVARLGGDEFAILLESVADYKEVTRIADRVLRNINAPINIASHPLDVRASIGITVADHGIDHTEKVIQRADAAMYQAKAAGRNQYCFFDKHLHKQQRARRRSERALRIAVEQEAFELHYQPQYSLRDGRIMGIEALLRWRRPDGGLVTPREFIHILEEDRLIGDVGRWMFSEACQAIKRWRELGPGVRIAVNISPVQFEDRSFVKGLMDICEKYAVEPSQLQLELTEDALMADIDQAKRAVYELTLLGFTLAIDDFGTGYSSLAYLRQFAVHTLKIDRAFVSGLPGEKVDEPIVTAIVALGACLGCAIVAEGVETQEHETVLKHLGCDAAQGYFYSPPLSEADLRALLAGRFSQN, encoded by the coding sequence ATGGTTTCGGATGTATTAGAGCCTTTAGGCAGTAGTCCCCGCGGACACCGTCTTCATCGACACACCCGGCTGCCCGAGCCGCCCGCAAACGATACGTCTAATGGAACAGACACTGCCAAACGTGTGCTGTTGATTGAGGACGATCCGGACCATGCGTTTCTCATAAGGCGCTACTTGATTAGCGCATTCAATAACCTCGACGTCGTGCACGCGTCCTGTCTTTCTGATGCCTTAAAGGCGCTCCATGATGAATGCAGTGTAATTGTTGCTGACATGGGGCTCCCTGACACCCGGGGCATGGAAACCGTGGAAATGTTGCATCGCGCTGCCCCCGAGACGCCCATTGTCATATTGTCTTCGAACCCAAGCGAAGAGACTGCGCTCGAGGCCGTTCAGTCCGGAGCACAAGACTACCTTCCAAAATCGGAGTTGTCGGCACATACGCTACGGCGTTCAATCAGGTACGCGCTTGAACGCCAACACATCAAGAAGAAGCTGTCTAAGCTCGCTCACTACGACACGCTGACGAATCTCGTTAATCGATCCATGTTTCATGAATCGCTTTCACAAGCGGTGCGACGGTCGAAGCGTGTCCCCGGATATCTGGCATTGATGTTCGTCGATCTCGATTGCTTCAAGGAGGTCAACGATTCCTTTGGACATGGGGTGGGCGACCGTTTATTGGTGGAAGTAGCCCGGCGCCTCGAGGCAAGCACGCGGGAGTCGGACATCGTCGCGCGGCTTGGCGGAGATGAATTCGCGATCTTGCTTGAAAGCGTCGCAGACTACAAGGAAGTCACGCGCATAGCTGATCGCGTGCTGCGCAACATCAACGCGCCCATCAATATCGCGAGCCATCCTTTGGATGTACGAGCCAGCATTGGCATCACGGTGGCAGATCACGGCATAGATCATACTGAGAAAGTCATCCAACGCGCCGATGCAGCCATGTATCAAGCCAAGGCGGCCGGCCGCAATCAGTATTGCTTTTTCGATAAGCATCTACACAAACAACAACGCGCGCGTCGGCGGTCAGAAAGGGCTCTCAGGATTGCAGTGGAACAAGAGGCGTTCGAGCTTCACTACCAACCTCAATACAGTTTGCGGGACGGAAGAATTATGGGTATTGAGGCTTTGCTGCGTTGGCGACGGCCCGACGGCGGTCTCGTGACACCGCGAGAGTTCATTCACATCCTAGAAGAAGACCGTCTCATCGGAGACGTGGGGCGGTGGATGTTTTCAGAAGCATGCCAGGCCATCAAACGTTGGCGCGAGCTGGGCCCAGGGGTACGGATCGCCGTCAATATATCGCCAGTACAGTTTGAGGATCGCTCATTTGTGAAGGGGCTGATGGATATCTGCGAAAAGTATGCCGTCGAGCCATCCCAGCTCCAACTGGAGTTGACGGAAGACGCACTCATGGCCGATATCGATCAAGCAAAGCGCGCAGTGTATGAGCTAACCTTGCTTGGCTTCACGCTCGCAATCGATGACTTTGGCACCGGCTACTCGTCGCTTGCCTATCTGCGGCAGTTCGCCGTTCACACCTTGAAGATCGATCGCGCATTCGTCAGTGGCTTGCCTGGCGAGAAGGTGGATGAACCAATCGTGACCGCCATCGTTGCGCTGGGGGCGTGCTTAGGCTGCGCGATCGTCGCCGAGGGCGTCGAAACCCAGGAGCATGAAACCGTCCTCAAACACTTGGGCTGCGATGCTGCGCAGGGCTACTTCTATAGCCCACCTCTTTCGGAAGCCGACTTAAGGGCGTTGCTCGCGGGCCGATTCTCACAGAACTGA